Proteins from one Oryzomonas sagensis genomic window:
- a CDS encoding SU10 major capsid protein, translating into MGVPANTVQTTNMVGVRESLLDELSIITPAIAVFYHDLGQGKKPGAKKHEFLTDVIRASADNAQLEGADPTIQASTQPSRLYNFCQIQDESYSVSSTSGAVKIAGRSSERDLQRRKHMEGLSKDINRAFLKSTLVQGDDAATAYKMKGALNWILTNLNMAGDAVLNADGTVTGGTPRLLTAGLIKQTMQNMYTTGSVDKNKTVKGYCNAVQQAQFDNVATAGGNKQRFVEGSKVDDYVDVYVTAFGKVVTELDVEMPVDVLALMNMTYWRKATLETIGETKLATSSALNEKYHITVNHTLEAKNEASSGRITNLDTNVQYT; encoded by the coding sequence ATGGGCGTACCCGCAAATACTGTACAAACAACCAATATGGTGGGGGTCAGGGAATCTCTGTTGGATGAGCTTTCCATCATCACCCCGGCCATCGCCGTTTTTTACCATGACCTTGGGCAGGGCAAAAAACCCGGCGCCAAAAAACACGAATTTCTCACCGATGTCATCAGAGCTTCGGCGGACAACGCGCAGCTTGAAGGCGCGGACCCGACCATCCAGGCATCCACCCAGCCATCCAGGCTGTACAACTTCTGCCAGATCCAGGACGAGAGCTATTCTGTTTCGTCCACCTCGGGAGCCGTCAAGATCGCCGGTCGTTCTTCCGAACGCGACCTCCAACGCCGCAAACACATGGAGGGGCTTTCCAAAGATATCAACCGCGCATTCCTGAAAAGCACACTGGTACAGGGCGACGACGCCGCCACGGCGTACAAGATGAAGGGTGCCCTGAACTGGATACTCACCAACCTGAACATGGCCGGCGACGCCGTGCTGAACGCTGACGGCACCGTGACCGGCGGCACCCCCCGGCTCCTGACCGCTGGCCTGATCAAACAGACCATGCAAAACATGTACACCACGGGGTCCGTTGACAAAAACAAGACCGTCAAGGGGTACTGCAACGCCGTACAGCAGGCCCAGTTCGACAACGTAGCAACAGCCGGCGGCAACAAACAGCGGTTTGTTGAAGGCTCCAAGGTGGACGATTACGTCGACGTGTACGTTACCGCCTTTGGCAAGGTCGTCACCGAGTTGGATGTGGAAATGCCGGTTGATGTCCTGGCCCTCATGAACATGACCTACTGGCGCAAGGCAACCCTGGAAACCATCGGGGAAACCAAACTGGCGACTTCTTCAGCCCTGAACGAGAAATACCACATCACGGTCAACCATACCCTGGAGGCGAAGAACGAGGCCAGTTCCGGCAGGATCACCAACCTCGACACGAATGTCCAGTACACCTAA